A DNA window from Streptococcus mutans contains the following coding sequences:
- a CDS encoding DUF4044 domain-containing protein produces the protein MAFGDNGPRKKTPFEKLTLIVVIIMVLVTVGALVLSALSAVI, from the coding sequence TTGGCTTTTGGAGATAATGGTCCCCGTAAGAAAACACCGTTTGAAAAATTGACTTTGATTGTTGTTATCATCATGGTTTTAGTCACTGTTGGCGCGCTTGTTCTTAGTGCACTCAGTGCTGTTATTTAA
- a CDS encoding thioesterase family protein, producing MSIYSKSYVTTPQHSAMNWGSGSLNVLSTPSMIAFIENAAFLYCEEDLDVSKTTVGAQITVQHLAATKIGQTVEVKILAVEKDGHHTHFQIEVYEGDKLIGKGEHTRVTINIKRFLDKLE from the coding sequence ATGTCAATTTACAGCAAATCTTATGTCACCACTCCCCAACACTCAGCTATGAATTGGGGTTCAGGTAGTCTTAATGTTTTATCAACTCCCAGTATGATTGCTTTTATAGAAAATGCAGCTTTTCTGTACTGTGAAGAAGATTTAGATGTGTCAAAAACAACTGTCGGTGCTCAAATTACTGTCCAGCATTTGGCCGCTACTAAAATTGGTCAAACAGTAGAAGTCAAAATTTTAGCTGTTGAAAAAGATGGACATCACACCCATTTCCAAATAGAAGTTTACGAAGGAGATAAACTTATCGGTAAGGGTGAACACACACGCGTCACTATCAACATCAAAAGATTCCTTGATAAATTAGAATAA
- a CDS encoding DUF4649 family protein, translating into MMIVLTYLDAYQTKKKASFNSIEEFMLSLSGCVTLPDSYQVLSLTYKGKDIGYRGLFGDLYRKVYQMDWSSV; encoded by the coding sequence ATGATGATTGTATTAACTTATTTAGATGCTTATCAAACAAAAAAGAAAGCTTCGTTTAACAGTATTGAAGAATTCATGCTTTCACTGAGTGGCTGTGTCACTTTACCAGATTCTTATCAAGTTTTGTCCTTAACTTATAAAGGAAAAGATATTGGCTACCGCGGTTTATTTGGTGATCTATACCGTAAGGTTTATCAAATGGATTGGTCTTCAGTTTGA
- a CDS encoding SDR family oxidoreductase, with protein sequence MIGITGVTGKLGSKVAQLISEQGISARHLARNPQRAALYDNAELVQAAFENSLEAVEALKGIDVLLMVSASESPNRLQQHFAFLDAAHEAGVKHIVYTSFYNAATEATFTLARDHAKTEKYIKERGFTYTFLRDNFYLDFFLDLCLNNGEIRGPAGNGKVSAVARQDVSEVATTILAKPDKWKNQLLNMTGPADLSMADIVHFVSEQKGEIIPYIDESIEEAYASRKAWAAQDWEYDAWVSTYTAIKEGKQAGVSSDIERVLGRPATSLEQLVKAIK encoded by the coding sequence ATGATAGGAATCACAGGCGTAACAGGGAAATTAGGTAGTAAAGTTGCTCAATTAATTTCAGAACAAGGCATCTCAGCGAGACATTTGGCTAGAAACCCTCAAAGAGCAGCTTTATATGATAATGCTGAACTTGTGCAGGCTGCTTTTGAAAATTCTCTAGAGGCTGTTGAAGCTTTAAAAGGTATTGATGTTTTACTAATGGTATCCGCATCAGAAAGTCCCAATCGTTTGCAGCAGCATTTTGCTTTTCTTGATGCAGCTCATGAAGCGGGTGTTAAGCATATTGTTTACACATCCTTTTATAATGCTGCTACTGAAGCTACTTTTACTTTAGCGCGTGATCATGCTAAGACAGAAAAATATATCAAGGAAAGAGGTTTTACTTACACCTTCTTGCGTGATAATTTTTATCTGGATTTCTTCTTAGATTTGTGTCTGAACAATGGTGAGATCCGCGGTCCAGCTGGTAATGGTAAAGTTTCTGCTGTAGCTCGTCAGGACGTCTCTGAAGTGGCGACAACTATTCTAGCTAAGCCTGACAAATGGAAAAATCAGCTGTTGAACATGACTGGTCCGGCAGATTTGTCAATGGCTGATATTGTTCATTTTGTCAGTGAGCAAAAGGGTGAAATCATTCCTTATATTGATGAGAGCATTGAAGAAGCTTATGCATCTCGTAAAGCTTGGGCAGCACAAGACTGGGAATATGATGCTTGGGTTAGTACCTATACAGCTATTAAAGAAGGAAAGCAAGCTGGGGTTTCTTCTGATATTGAACGTGTTCTCGGACGTCCAGCAACTTCTTTGGAACAATTAGTTAAAGCAATAAAATAA
- a CDS encoding acyl-CoA thioesterase yields the protein MTAYHHLVQYYETDRMGITHHSNYIRWMEEARVHFLAEIGWPYDKLEEAGIISPVTAVHCTYLATSTFADTISISVEVEKVKAARLTLSYQMINQKGKTVCQAQSEHSFLTLENRFVNLKKNFPDFYDKLAALSQ from the coding sequence ATGACAGCATATCACCATTTGGTTCAATATTATGAGACTGATCGTATGGGGATTACCCATCATTCTAATTATATTCGTTGGATGGAAGAAGCCCGTGTTCATTTCTTGGCAGAAATTGGCTGGCCTTACGATAAATTAGAGGAAGCAGGCATAATTTCACCAGTAACTGCAGTTCATTGTACTTACTTAGCAACTTCAACCTTTGCTGATACAATTAGCATTAGTGTAGAAGTAGAAAAGGTCAAAGCTGCCCGACTTACTCTTAGTTATCAAATGATTAATCAAAAGGGGAAAACTGTCTGTCAAGCACAATCGGAACATAGCTTTTTGACCCTAGAAAATCGCTTTGTTAATCTGAAAAAGAATTTTCCAGATTTCTATGATAAATTAGCAGCATTAAGTCAGTAA
- a CDS encoding PaaI family thioesterase, translating into MSDNHLHEIRVFENFDMVSFEKGHVIVTTEVVDKSLNYYGFAHGGYIFTLCDQISGLVSISTGFDAVTLQSSINYLKSGKLGDTLLIDGRCVHDGRTTKVVDVTVTNQLKQEVAKATFTMFVTGKRKDD; encoded by the coding sequence ATGAGTGATAACCATTTACACGAAATTCGCGTGTTTGAAAATTTTGATATGGTTTCGTTTGAAAAGGGTCATGTGATTGTGACTACGGAGGTAGTAGATAAATCCTTGAATTATTATGGTTTTGCACACGGAGGGTATATCTTTACCTTATGTGACCAAATCAGCGGCTTGGTATCAATTTCTACTGGTTTTGATGCGGTAACACTTCAGTCCAGTATTAATTATCTAAAATCTGGCAAGCTAGGTGATACTTTACTAATTGATGGACGCTGTGTTCATGACGGTCGAACAACGAAAGTGGTTGATGTGACAGTAACCAATCAGTTGAAACAAGAAGTGGCAAAGGCAACTTTCACCATGTTTGTGACAGGTAAACGTAAGGATGATTAA
- a CDS encoding helix-turn-helix domain-containing protein: MTQLELAEKMRVTDKAVSKWERDLSFPDINSIPKLAEIFEVSVDDLMKVKTNTKETIGKNK, from the coding sequence ATGACACAATTAGAACTAGCTGAAAAAATGAGGGTGACAGATAAAGCTGTTTCTAAATGGGAAAGAGATTTATCTTTTCCAGATATTAATTCTATTCCCAAATTAGCAGAAATATTTGAAGTGTCAGTAGATGATTTAATGAAAGTTAAGACAAATACAAAAGAAACTATTGGTAAGAATAAATAA
- a CDS encoding CPBP family intramembrane glutamic endopeptidase, with product MDLLVSKLMVSGANLVLFITIPFITWMVIGRKTASFFNWLGLKKIQHKLNSSDLLIILGVLAVTLLVGPFGFNLLKNINGLMPEGASMGMFEFSGRGVSALPAILVQSLFNTSLLEEVFFRGFLLKRFSNRLGFALRNTTQALLFGLMHSIFLFLAGKVILAIIITLFTGLFGWLSGYITEKKFAGSILPSWCIHGVGNVISSSLIAFSLL from the coding sequence ATGGATTTACTTGTTTCAAAATTGATGGTGAGCGGTGCGAATCTTGTCCTTTTTATTACTATTCCGTTTATCACTTGGATGGTAATTGGCAGGAAAACGGCTTCTTTCTTTAATTGGCTCGGCTTAAAAAAGATTCAACATAAACTAAATAGCAGTGATTTGTTAATCATCTTAGGTGTTTTAGCCGTGACTTTATTAGTGGGGCCTTTTGGTTTCAATTTACTGAAAAATATCAATGGTTTAATGCCTGAGGGAGCTTCAATGGGAATGTTTGAATTTTCAGGACGAGGTGTGAGTGCTCTTCCTGCTATATTGGTACAATCCCTCTTTAATACGTCTCTTCTCGAAGAAGTGTTCTTTAGGGGCTTCTTGTTAAAGCGTTTTTCAAACCGCTTGGGATTTGCATTAAGAAATACAACGCAAGCACTGCTCTTTGGACTCATGCATAGCATCTTTCTTTTCTTGGCTGGTAAAGTAATATTGGCAATTATAATCACTCTTTTTACAGGTCTTTTTGGATGGCTTTCAGGATATATTACTGAAAAGAAGTTTGCTGGTTCAATATTGCCAAGCTGGTGCATTCATGGAGTAGGAAATGTTATTTCTAGCTCATTAATAGCATTTTCTTTGCTTTAA
- the rlmD gene encoding 23S rRNA (uracil(1939)-C(5))-methyltransferase RlmD: MLKKNDIVEVEISDLSHDGAGIAKVDGLVFFVDNALPTEKIRMRVLKVKKNIAFGKVESYLAKSAYRSDNLTVDYLRTGIADLGHLTYGQQLNFKRKQVINSLSKIAGISDIEVADTLGMDNPTAYRNKAQVPVRRVNGQLETGFFRKNSHALMPIEDYYIQDKEIDRLINFTRDLLRRFDLKPYDEKEQTGLIRNLVVRRGHYTGQIMLVLVTTRSKIFRIEQMVEKIVSEFPAVKSIIQNINDRNTNAIFGSEFRTLYGEDTIEDTMLGNRYIISAQSFYQVNTVMAEKLYQTAIDFSDLTPDDTVIDAYSGIGTIGLSFAKKVKDVYGVEVIEAAVRDAEKNAALNNITNVHYVADSAEKAMASWSKRGIKPDVILVDPPRKGLTESFIEASTAMQPRKITYISCAPATMARDVKLYEELGYKLVKVQPVDLFPQTHHVECVSLLEKNAAK, encoded by the coding sequence ATGTTAAAAAAGAATGATATTGTAGAAGTTGAGATTAGTGATCTCAGTCATGATGGCGCAGGTATTGCCAAGGTTGATGGCTTGGTCTTTTTTGTGGACAATGCTCTGCCGACTGAGAAAATCCGCATGCGCGTGCTCAAGGTCAAAAAGAACATTGCTTTCGGAAAAGTTGAAAGCTATTTAGCTAAGTCAGCCTACCGCAGTGATAATCTGACTGTAGACTACTTACGGACAGGAATTGCTGATTTGGGACATTTGACTTACGGACAGCAGCTTAACTTCAAGCGCAAGCAGGTCATCAATAGTCTCTCTAAAATCGCAGGCATTTCAGACATTGAAGTTGCAGATACACTTGGTATGGACAATCCAACTGCCTATCGCAATAAGGCTCAGGTTCCTGTCCGCCGTGTCAATGGTCAGTTAGAAACAGGATTCTTCCGCAAAAATTCTCATGCTCTCATGCCTATTGAAGATTACTACATTCAAGATAAAGAGATTGATCGGCTGATTAACTTCACACGTGATTTGCTGCGCCGCTTTGATCTTAAACCTTATGACGAAAAGGAGCAGACTGGTCTTATTCGTAATCTTGTCGTCCGCCGTGGACATTATACAGGCCAAATAATGCTGGTTTTGGTGACGACACGGTCAAAAATCTTTCGTATTGAGCAAATGGTTGAAAAGATTGTCTCTGAATTTCCAGCGGTCAAATCCATTATTCAAAACATCAATGATAGAAATACTAATGCTATCTTTGGTTCAGAATTTAGAACGCTTTATGGAGAAGATACCATTGAAGATACCATGCTAGGCAACCGCTATATCATTTCCGCCCAATCTTTTTACCAAGTCAATACCGTCATGGCTGAGAAACTTTATCAGACAGCTATTGATTTTTCAGATCTGACACCAGATGATACCGTCATTGACGCTTACTCAGGAATTGGAACTATTGGCCTGTCCTTTGCTAAAAAAGTCAAGGATGTTTACGGAGTGGAAGTCATTGAAGCTGCGGTGCGTGATGCTGAGAAAAATGCTGCGCTCAATAATATCACAAACGTCCACTATGTGGCAGACTCAGCAGAGAAGGCCATGGCCAGCTGGAGTAAGCGAGGCATCAAACCAGACGTTATTCTGGTTGACCCACCACGAAAAGGCTTGACAGAAAGTTTCATCGAAGCAAGCACTGCTATGCAGCCCCGCAAAATCACCTACATCTCCTGCGCCCCCGCCACCATGGCGCGTGATGTCAAACTTTATGAAGAACTAGGGTACAAACTTGTCAAAGTCCAGCCGGTTGACCTATTTCCTCAAACACACCATGTGGAGTGCGTGAGTTTATTAGAGAAGAATGCAGCAAAATAG
- a CDS encoding LCP family protein: MSRNNKGKVSRHEQLRYEYLLRNIAYLSPREQAEFDYLKKKVEIQETLSYYYDEPGDNYYQDYEQSYDNNYEDDYQDADQWDDYYANSHYTDQGLPVYPEQQSTRSQRKSHQGKRKDSVSATKPKKRRRWTVKRTLKAVCLLLLVIFAGMIVMFIKGMNDISSGKNKNYKPAVVEKFNGKNTKDGTNILVLGSDQRITQGSSEARTDTIMVLNVGNKDKKIKMVSFMRDTLVNIKGVSADNYSYDNKLNSAFNIGEQDNNQGAELMRQTLKRNFDIDIKYYVMVDFQTFAEAIDTLFPNGVEINAKFATVGGEAVDSVEVPDDLNMKDGVVPNQTISVGKQKMDGRTLLNYARFRKDDEGDFGRTKRQQQVMSAIMSQIKDPTKLFTGSAALGKIYALTSTNISYGFLLSHGLSVLTNGKKVEQVTVPDNGDWIDDYDIYGGQALSIDFDKYKKKLAHLGVR, translated from the coding sequence ATGAGCAGAAACAATAAGGGGAAAGTAAGCCGTCACGAGCAGTTACGCTATGAGTACCTCTTAAGAAATATAGCCTACCTCAGTCCTCGAGAGCAGGCTGAATTCGACTATCTTAAAAAGAAGGTTGAAATTCAAGAGACGCTTTCTTACTATTACGATGAACCTGGGGATAACTATTATCAAGATTATGAGCAGTCTTATGATAATAACTATGAAGATGATTATCAGGATGCTGACCAGTGGGATGATTATTATGCAAATAGTCATTATACTGATCAAGGATTGCCTGTTTATCCTGAGCAACAATCCACACGTTCTCAAAGGAAAAGCCACCAAGGAAAAAGAAAAGATTCCGTTTCGGCAACTAAGCCTAAAAAGCGCCGCCGCTGGACTGTTAAGCGCACTTTGAAGGCTGTTTGCTTGTTATTGCTAGTTATTTTTGCTGGTATGATTGTTATGTTTATCAAAGGCATGAATGATATTTCTTCCGGCAAAAATAAAAATTATAAACCAGCTGTTGTTGAAAAATTTAATGGAAAGAATACCAAAGATGGAACCAATATTCTAGTGTTAGGAAGCGATCAGCGTATTACACAAGGGTCATCAGAAGCGCGGACGGATACCATTATGGTTTTAAATGTCGGTAATAAAGACAAGAAGATTAAAATGGTTAGTTTTATGCGTGATACATTGGTCAATATTAAAGGAGTCAGCGCAGATAATTACTCATATGACAATAAATTAAATTCAGCATTTAATATTGGTGAACAAGATAACAATCAAGGCGCTGAGCTGATGCGGCAAACCTTGAAGCGTAATTTTGATATAGATATCAAATATTATGTCATGGTTGATTTTCAAACCTTTGCTGAGGCCATTGATACGCTTTTCCCTAATGGTGTTGAAATTAATGCAAAGTTTGCAACGGTCGGTGGTGAAGCCGTTGATTCAGTAGAGGTACCAGATGATCTTAATATGAAAGATGGTGTTGTTCCTAATCAAACGATTTCTGTTGGTAAGCAAAAGATGGATGGACGAACTTTGTTGAATTATGCCCGTTTTCGTAAGGATGATGAAGGCGACTTTGGACGAACGAAACGTCAGCAGCAGGTTATGTCGGCAATCATGTCTCAAATTAAAGATCCAACCAAGCTCTTTACAGGTTCTGCTGCCTTAGGTAAGATTTATGCTTTGACATCAACCAATATTTCTTATGGTTTTCTCTTGAGTCATGGCTTATCCGTTTTGACCAATGGCAAGAAAGTTGAACAGGTCACTGTTCCTGATAATGGGGATTGGATTGATGATTATGATATTTATGGTGGTCAGGCTCTGTCTATTGACTTTGACAAGTATAAAAAGAAATTAGCCCATTTAGGCGTTCGTTAA
- the pheA gene encoding prephenate dehydratase — MKIAYLGPSGSFTHNVALHAFPAADLLPFENITEVIKAYESKQVCFAVVPVENSIEGSVHETFDYLFHQAKIEAVAEIILPIKQQLMSTSADKTIETIFSHPQAIAQGKQYIRSHYPDVKIEMTASTAYAARFVAEHPEENYAAIAPYAAADEYHLSIIAKDIQEIDENYTRFWVLGDETPTIHLKEEDQKISLALTLPDNLPGALYKALSTFAWRGIDLTKIESRPLKTILGEYFFIIDFENHNEKLVSFALEELTSIGIHYKILGKYAVYRL, encoded by the coding sequence ATGAAAATTGCTTATTTAGGGCCTAGCGGCTCTTTTACTCATAATGTCGCTTTGCATGCATTTCCTGCGGCAGATTTGCTTCCTTTTGAAAATATTACTGAAGTTATTAAGGCTTATGAGTCCAAACAGGTTTGTTTTGCCGTTGTTCCGGTAGAAAATTCTATTGAAGGCAGTGTTCATGAAACCTTTGATTACCTTTTTCATCAGGCAAAAATAGAAGCAGTCGCTGAAATTATTCTTCCTATTAAGCAACAGCTAATGTCAACTTCTGCTGATAAAACAATTGAGACAATTTTTTCGCATCCTCAAGCCATTGCTCAAGGCAAACAGTATATTCGTTCTCACTATCCAGATGTCAAAATTGAAATGACTGCCAGCACTGCCTATGCCGCTCGTTTTGTGGCAGAACATCCTGAAGAGAATTACGCAGCCATTGCACCGTATGCTGCTGCAGATGAATATCATTTATCCATTATTGCCAAAGATATTCAAGAAATTGATGAAAATTATACCCGATTTTGGGTTTTAGGGGATGAAACCCCCACTATTCATCTAAAAGAGGAGGATCAAAAAATTTCTTTAGCTTTAACGCTTCCTGATAATTTACCCGGAGCGCTTTATAAAGCCCTTTCTACTTTTGCTTGGCGAGGGATTGATTTAACAAAAATTGAAAGCCGTCCCTTAAAAACAATTCTTGGAGAATACTTCTTTATTATTGATTTTGAGAATCATAATGAAAAATTAGTTTCTTTTGCACTAGAAGAGTTGACAAGTATTGGAATTCATTATAAAATTTTGGGTAAGTATGCCGTTTACAGGCTTTAA
- a CDS encoding shikimate kinase has product MAKILIGFMGAGKSTVSRLLDPDFQDMDDIITEKIGMPIAAFFEKEGEDAFREIESETLSNLADSDSTVSTGGGVVESARNRDILAKNGETIYLKADFETLCKRIEADSNNVRPLFINNSRQEFKKIFDRRQALYEEAANIIIDVAGKTPREIVEEIK; this is encoded by the coding sequence ATGGCTAAAATTTTAATCGGTTTTATGGGGGCAGGAAAATCAACTGTTTCCCGTTTATTAGACCCGGATTTTCAAGATATGGATGATATTATAACTGAGAAAATTGGAATGCCTATTGCAGCATTTTTTGAAAAAGAAGGTGAGGATGCCTTTCGGGAAATTGAGTCTGAAACCTTATCCAATCTTGCTGATTCAGATAGTACTGTATCAACTGGAGGCGGTGTTGTTGAGAGTGCTCGCAATCGTGATATTTTGGCAAAAAATGGTGAAACAATTTATTTAAAAGCAGATTTTGAAACTCTTTGTAAGCGAATTGAAGCAGACAGTAATAACGTTCGGCCACTTTTTATTAATAATAGCCGTCAGGAATTTAAAAAGATTTTCGATCGCAGACAGGCTCTCTATGAGGAAGCCGCTAATATTATTATTGATGTTGCTGGTAAAACACCCCGAGAAATTGTTGAGGAAATAAAATGA
- the aroA gene encoding 3-phosphoshikimate 1-carboxyvinyltransferase has translation MKLRTNASGLSGTLKIPGDKSISHRSIMFGSLAKGITKIYGILRGEDVLSTMQAFRDLGVEIKDKDDFVEIHGRGFDGLKSPKKALDMGNSGTSIRLISGVLAGQDFTVEMFGDDSLSKRPMDRVTVPLRQMGVQILGRTERDLPPLTMKGSKRLKPIRYQLPVASAQVKSALIFAALQASGESVIIEKEKTRNHTEDMIKQFGGHLDVDGKEIRISGGQEFTAQNVIVPGDISSAAFWLAAGLIVSNSKLTLKNVGINETRTGILEVIEAMGGKVELSDRDDLAKAATLTVESSNLKGTEIGGDIIPRLIDELPIIALLATQANGRTVIYDAQELKVKETDRIQVVADALNAMGAKITPTDDGMIIEGKTNLHGAKVNTFGDHRIGMMTAIAALLVKEGEVELERAEAINTSYPTFFSDLERITNG, from the coding sequence ATGAAATTACGAACAAATGCTTCAGGTCTGAGCGGAACATTGAAAATTCCCGGCGATAAGTCTATCAGTCATCGCTCGATTATGTTTGGCAGTCTGGCAAAGGGGATAACGAAAATCTATGGTATTTTACGCGGTGAGGATGTTTTATCAACAATGCAGGCCTTTCGTGACTTAGGTGTTGAAATTAAAGATAAGGATGATTTCGTTGAGATACACGGTCGTGGTTTTGACGGTCTCAAATCTCCTAAAAAAGCTCTTGATATGGGTAATTCAGGAACGTCTATTCGTTTAATTTCAGGAGTTTTAGCTGGACAAGATTTTACAGTCGAAATGTTTGGGGATGACAGTCTGTCTAAACGTCCTATGGATAGGGTAACGGTTCCTCTTCGTCAAATGGGAGTCCAAATTTTGGGGCGGACAGAGCGCGATTTGCCTCCTTTGACAATGAAAGGTTCAAAAAGATTAAAACCAATCCGTTATCAACTTCCTGTTGCTTCGGCGCAAGTTAAATCGGCTCTTATTTTTGCAGCTCTTCAAGCTTCTGGCGAGAGCGTCATTATTGAAAAAGAGAAAACGCGAAATCATACAGAAGATATGATTAAACAATTTGGAGGTCATCTTGATGTGGATGGCAAAGAAATCCGCATTTCAGGTGGACAGGAATTCACAGCACAGAATGTTATTGTCCCTGGTGATATTTCAAGTGCGGCTTTCTGGCTGGCTGCAGGACTTATTGTTTCAAACAGTAAGCTTACTCTAAAAAATGTCGGCATTAATGAAACACGCACAGGTATTTTAGAAGTTATTGAAGCTATGGGTGGTAAAGTTGAACTGAGCGATAGGGATGACTTAGCAAAAGCAGCGACCCTTACTGTTGAAAGTTCTAATCTTAAAGGAACAGAAATTGGCGGTGACATTATTCCACGGCTGATTGATGAACTGCCTATTATTGCTCTTTTGGCAACACAGGCAAATGGCCGAACTGTTATTTATGATGCCCAAGAGCTCAAGGTTAAAGAGACAGATCGTATTCAAGTAGTAGCAGACGCTTTAAATGCTATGGGGGCTAAGATAACTCCAACAGATGATGGCATGATTATTGAAGGTAAAACCAATCTTCATGGTGCTAAGGTCAATACTTTTGGCGATCATCGGATTGGTATGATGACGGCTATTGCGGCACTTTTGGTTAAAGAGGGAGAAGTTGAATTAGAGCGTGCTGAAGCGATCAATACCAGCTACCCTACTTTCTTTAGTGATTTAGAAAGGATAACGAATGGCTAA
- a CDS encoding YlbF/YmcA family competence regulator: MTVNVYDLANELERGIRALPEYQALVQAKAKIDEDEEAKKLWTEFTEFQMKIQGLIQTGQAPTPEVQTEMQSFNQKIEANPLLKEYATAQQTLGVYVNDIERIIFSPLQDIAK; the protein is encoded by the coding sequence ATGACAGTAAATGTATATGATTTAGCAAATGAGTTGGAGCGCGGTATTCGTGCTTTACCAGAATATCAAGCCCTTGTCCAAGCAAAAGCTAAGATTGACGAAGACGAAGAGGCTAAGAAATTGTGGACTGAATTCACAGAATTTCAAATGAAAATTCAAGGCCTCATACAAACAGGACAAGCACCAACTCCTGAGGTTCAAACGGAAATGCAAAGTTTTAATCAAAAAATTGAAGCTAATCCACTTTTAAAAGAATATGCTACAGCTCAACAAACTCTTGGAGTTTATGTCAATGATATCGAACGCATTATTTTTTCACCTTTACAAGATATTGCCAAATGA
- a CDS encoding prephenate dehydrogenase — MEEKTIYIAGLGLIGASLALGIKRDHPHYKIVGYNRSDRSRDIALERGIVDEATADFKVFAALADVIILAVPIKKTIDFIKILADLDLKEDVIITDAGSTKYEIVRAAEYYLKDKPVQFVGSHPMAGSHKSGAVAANVNLFENAYYIFSPSCLTKPNTIPALQDLLSGLHARYVEIDAAEHDRVTSQISHFPHIIASSLMKQAGDFSESHEMTKHFAAGGFRDMTRIAESEPGMWTSILLTNQEAVLDRIENFKQRLDEVSNLIKARDENAIWAFFNQSRQIRKNMEIHKRAGVDSFYDIYVDVPDEENVILEILELLRGTSLVNVHINEENREDINGILQISFKNERDLKRAQELIRKNTNYRVYLN, encoded by the coding sequence ATGGAAGAAAAAACAATTTATATTGCAGGACTAGGACTAATTGGTGCTTCGCTTGCTTTGGGAATAAAACGAGATCATCCTCATTATAAGATCGTTGGTTACAATCGTTCTGATAGGTCACGTGATATTGCACTTGAGCGCGGAATTGTTGATGAGGCGACAGCTGATTTTAAAGTATTTGCTGCTTTGGCAGATGTCATTATCTTGGCAGTACCTATTAAAAAAACAATTGATTTTATCAAAATTTTAGCAGATTTGGATTTAAAAGAAGATGTCATTATTACAGATGCCGGCTCTACTAAATATGAAATTGTTAGAGCTGCAGAATATTATCTTAAAGATAAGCCTGTGCAATTTGTAGGCAGTCATCCTATGGCTGGAAGTCATAAATCAGGAGCTGTTGCGGCAAATGTCAATCTTTTTGAGAATGCATATTATATTTTTTCACCATCATGTCTAACTAAACCTAATACTATTCCTGCCTTGCAGGATCTTTTATCAGGCTTGCATGCTAGGTATGTGGAAATTGATGCGGCAGAACATGACCGCGTTACGAGTCAAATTAGTCATTTTCCGCATATTATCGCCTCGAGTCTTATGAAGCAGGCCGGTGACTTTTCAGAAAGTCATGAAATGACCAAGCATTTTGCTGCGGGTGGTTTTCGTGATATGACCCGAATTGCTGAAAGTGAACCCGGCATGTGGACTAGTATTCTTTTGACCAATCAAGAGGCCGTTTTAGATCGTATTGAAAATTTTAAGCAGCGTCTAGATGAGGTTTCTAATTTGATTAAGGCTAGAGATGAAAATGCTATTTGGGCGTTTTTTAATCAAAGTCGGCAAATCCGTAAAAATATGGAAATTCATAAGCGTGCTGGTGTCGATAGCTTTTATGATATTTATGTTGATGTTCCTGATGAAGAAAATGTTATTTTGGAAATCCTCGAATTACTGAGAGGAACCTCTCTGGTCAATGTTCATATCAATGAAGAGAACCGAGAAGATATTAATGGTATCTTACAGATTTCTTTCAAAAATGAGCGTGATTTAAAACGTGCTCAGGAATTGATTCGTAAAAATACTAATTATCGTGTTTATTTAAATTAA